In one Silene latifolia isolate original U9 population chromosome 10, ASM4854445v1, whole genome shotgun sequence genomic region, the following are encoded:
- the LOC141608289 gene encoding F-box/kelch-repeat protein At3g23880-like, translating to MGDPISENQHVIQQQSCFLSDDLLIEEVLTRLPIKSILRFKAVSKQWYSTLSSSDFATLYLMKSSFAYPSAPVNTLFINSVKNYYLFFYDDDQICGNFEDNLVKIDVDFGIENNDYFQVSGSCNGLICLTPDSHKYFILWNPSTRKMHKYETDVYIKRIDDETEADPLICGFWHASSVDDYKFVRVLKPSFETYDTNGIVHILSLRENKWTTFHWDFGVQILAAGHPMLTNERLYWPAFCLPDDRVIISFDLVVERFEVIKLEDTDCLGVMGGYLSKCDSDIRKTIHIFESPGVILKSIGFPKCLRLGMTSQMVGFTKTGRFFVTGAFNGEMISIDTRMLGVVDTGTEPMQYTTLLSFDKLIDITRYVPSLVSPFPLEKLSRA from the coding sequence ATGGGAGACCCAATTTCTGAGAATCAGCACGTCATTCAACAACAAAGTTGCTTCCTTTCTGATGATCTCTTAATTGAAGAAGTTCTTACAAGATTGCCCATCAAATCCATTCTTCGATTTAAGGCGGTTTCTAAACAATGGTACTCTACTCTTTCTTCCTCCGATTTTGCTACTCTCTACCTTATGAAATCCTCGTTCGCTTACCCTTCCGCTCCTGTTAACACCTTGTTTATCAATTCTGTTAAGAATTACTACCTTTTCTTTTATGATGATGATCAAATTTGTGGTAATTTTGAAGATAATTTGGTAAAAATAGACGTCGACTTTGGAATTGAGAACAATGATTATTTCCAAGTTTCGGGATCCTGCAATGGGTTGATTTGTTTAACCCCAGATTCGCATAAATACTTCATTTTATGGAACCCGTCTACCCGTAAAATGCACAAATATGAAACAGATGTCTATATTAAGCGTATTGATGATGAAACTGAGGCCGATCCCTTAATTTGTGGATTTTGGCATGCATCCTCTGTTGATGACTATAAATTTGTTCGAGTTTTGAAACCGAGTTTTGAAACTTATGATACTAATGGTATTGTTCATATCTTGTCTTTGAGGGAAAATAAGTGGACAACATTTCATTGGGATTTTGGTGTTCAAATCCTTGCTGCCGGACACCCAATGCTTACAAATGAAAGGTTATATTGGCCTGCCTTTTGTCTCCCTGATGATCGTGTTATTATTAGCTTCGATTTGGTGGTTGAGCGGTTTGAGGTTATTAAATTGGAGGACACGGACTGCTTAGGGGTCATGGGAGGGTATTTGAGCAAGTGCGACTCTGATATCAGAAAGACAATACACATATTTGAATCTCCAGGGGTAATACTGAAATCTATTGGTTTTCCCAAATGTTTGAGATTAGGCATGACCTCTCAAATGGTCGGGTTTACCAAGACTGGCAGGTTTTTTGTGACAGGGGCATTCAATGGTGAGATGATTTCTATCGATACTAGAATGTTGGGGGTAGTTGACACTGGTACTGAACCTATGCAATACACAACGCTTTTGAGTTTCGATAAGTTGATTGATATTACAAGATATGTTCCAAGCCTAGTTTCACCTTTTCCCTTGGAAAAGTTGTCGAGGGCATAG
- the LOC141605997 gene encoding F-box/kelch-repeat protein At3g23880-like, whose protein sequence is MGDEDSNSEKKQFVEQQSYLSDDLIIQEILTRLPIKSILRFRSVSKQWYSTLSSSDFANAHLIKSPLAYPSAPVNTLFIIDRNNCCYLFSYEDDQISCNFEDYLVRLDPEFGFENDTLQLTGSCNGLVCLNPISDKYFILWNPATHKMHKYETDVHLRRIESIDDDDVSKIRRVICGFWYASFVDDYKFIRILKRSLFNGDTNCIVHIFSLRENKWTRSDFDYGHDFLVTGHAMLTNERLYWPASVLSPGHRNIILSFDLGVEKFDVIKLERKDWLGVMGGCLSKCVSDSANKDAMLMHIYESPGVILKSIDFPKTLTLGMTSQMVGFTRTGKCFVTAAFTDGVIDFQNRMLGVVDTGTKVLQYTTLLRFDMMIGIAGYFPSLVSPFPIKELSTA, encoded by the coding sequence ATGGGCGACGAAGACTCAAATTCTGAGAAGAAACAATTTGTTGAGCAGCAAAGCTACCTTTCTGATGATCTCATAATTCAAGAAATTCTTACAAGATTACCAATTAAATCCATTCTTCGATTTAGGTCAGTTTCGAAACAATGGTATTCTACTCTTTCTTCCTCCGATTTTGCTAATGCCCACCTTATCAAATCCCCGTTGGCTTACCCTTCTGCTCCTGTTAACACTTTGTTTATCATAGATCGTAATAATTGTTGTTACCTTTTCTCTTATGAGGATGATCAAATTTCTTGTAAttttgaagattatttggttaGACTCGACCCCGAGTTTGGGTTCGAGAATGATACTCTTCAGCTTACTGGATCCTGCAACGGGCTGGTTTGTTTGAACCCAATTTCGGATAAATACTTCATTTTATGGAACCCGGCTACCCATAAAATGCACAAATATGAAACCGATGTCCATCTTAGGCGTATTGAatctattgatgatgatgatgtatcTAAGATCCGTCGCGTAATTTGTGGATTTTGGTATGCATCCTTTGTTGATGACTATAAATTTATCCGAATTTTGAAACGGAGTTTGTTTAATGGGGATACTAATTGTATTGTTCATATCTTCTCTTTGAGGGAAAATAAGTGGACAAGATCTGATTTTGATTATGGTCATGATTTCCTTGTTACCGGACACGCAATGCTTACAAATGAAAGGTTATATTGGCCTGCTTCTGTTCTTTCTCCTGGTCATAGAAATATTATTCTTAGCTTCGATTTAGGGGTTGAGAAGTTTGACGTAATTAAGTTGGAGCGCAAGGATTGGTTAGGAGTCATGGGAGGGTGTTTGAGCAAGTGTGTTTCTGATAGCGCAAATAAAGATGCCATGTTAATGCACATATATGAATCTCCTGGGGTAATACTGAAATCGATTGATTTTCCAAAGACGTTGACATTAGGCATGACCTCTCAAATGGTCGGGTTTACGAGGACTGGCAAGTGTTTTGTGACAGCGGCATTCACTGATGGGGTGATTGATTTCCAGAATAGAATGCTGGGAGTAGTTGACACAGGTACTAAAGTTCTGCAATACACTACGCTTTTGAGGTTCGATATGATGATTGGTATTGCAGGATATTTTCCAAGCCTAGTTTCACCTTTTCCCATTAAGGAGTTGTCAACGGCATAG